The Streptomyces sp. NBC_01244 genome contains a region encoding:
- a CDS encoding helix-turn-helix domain-containing protein, whose protein sequence is MPTDNRVSTVLARRLGGELLRLRDAAGLTQPQAAQVLSATAAKVAKMERGWVPFRDPDIVALCKLYGETDESAVAGLLALAKLDRERRKAKGWWQQMHLVGNLGEYIAMEQVATRIRTWQLALVPGLLQTPEYIRALGVTSNWSHPDEIEVLVTSRVKRQARLWGEQPLEFHAVVWEAALRQQIGSPEVMRGQLNHLAEMARLPHVHVQVLPFRAGGHHGASGSFNIVSFAEQGALDVAYAETAAAKVWVEGSEGNEAFSRAFARVSRLSLSPHDSVNLIDSISKGM, encoded by the coding sequence GTGCCCACGGACAACCGGGTATCCACGGTGCTGGCACGCCGACTGGGCGGGGAGCTGCTGCGCCTGCGGGACGCTGCGGGCCTGACGCAGCCGCAAGCGGCGCAGGTGCTGAGTGCGACGGCGGCCAAGGTCGCCAAAATGGAGCGAGGCTGGGTTCCGTTCCGGGACCCGGACATCGTCGCCCTGTGCAAGCTCTACGGGGAGACGGACGAGTCGGCCGTCGCCGGATTGCTGGCGCTGGCCAAGCTGGACCGCGAGCGGCGCAAGGCCAAGGGCTGGTGGCAGCAGATGCACCTCGTCGGCAACCTTGGTGAGTACATCGCGATGGAGCAGGTGGCCACGCGGATCCGTACGTGGCAGCTGGCCCTTGTTCCTGGATTGCTCCAGACTCCCGAGTACATTCGGGCGCTGGGGGTCACGTCCAACTGGTCGCACCCCGACGAGATCGAGGTGCTGGTCACGTCTCGGGTCAAGCGACAAGCGCGGCTGTGGGGCGAGCAACCACTGGAATTCCACGCGGTGGTGTGGGAGGCCGCATTGCGCCAGCAGATCGGTAGCCCCGAGGTGATGCGTGGGCAGCTCAATCACCTGGCCGAGATGGCCAGGCTCCCCCACGTCCACGTGCAGGTGTTGCCTTTCCGGGCGGGAGGGCACCATGGCGCCTCGGGCTCGTTCAACATCGTTTCGTTCGCTGAACAAGGTGCATTGGACGTCGCTTACGCCGAGACGGCCGCGGCTAAGGTTTGGGTGGAGGGGTCGGAAGGCAACGAGGCGTTCAGCCGGGCCTTCGCACGGGTGTCCCGTCTGAGTCTCTCGCCGCATGACTCCGTGAACCTGATCGACTCCATCAGCAAAGGTATGTAA
- a CDS encoding DUF397 domain-containing protein → MNQFEFVKSSYSDDQADSECVEVATNIVGTVAVRDSKRGDGPVIRVTATAWADFAATQAG, encoded by the coding sequence GTGAACCAGTTCGAGTTCGTGAAGTCCAGTTACAGCGACGACCAGGCCGATTCGGAGTGCGTCGAGGTGGCCACCAACATCGTCGGCACGGTCGCCGTCCGGGACAGCAAGCGGGGCGACGGGCCGGTCATCCGGGTCACCGCCACCGCGTGGGCCGACTTCGCGGCGACGCAGGCCGGGTGA
- a CDS encoding GNAT family N-acetyltransferase, giving the protein MSIRTGRLTLLPLEVAHAEEMAAVLGDPELHGFIGGAPLTESELHARYERLVAGSPDPAVTWCNWVVRLDAEDCLTGTVQATVSGEAAEIAWVIGTPWQRRGIAVEAARAMVEWLGTQAGVRTVIAHVHPDHTASAAVATRVGLAATDRVEDGEIRWEGPA; this is encoded by the coding sequence GTGAGCATCCGGACCGGGCGGCTGACCCTGCTGCCCCTGGAGGTCGCGCACGCCGAGGAGATGGCGGCCGTGCTGGGCGATCCGGAGCTGCACGGCTTCATCGGCGGAGCCCCCCTCACCGAGTCGGAGCTGCACGCCCGCTACGAACGACTGGTCGCCGGTTCGCCGGACCCCGCCGTCACCTGGTGCAACTGGGTGGTCCGGCTCGACGCCGAGGACTGCCTGACCGGCACGGTCCAGGCGACCGTGTCCGGGGAGGCCGCCGAGATCGCCTGGGTCATCGGTACGCCCTGGCAGCGCCGCGGCATCGCCGTCGAGGCGGCCCGGGCGATGGTCGAGTGGCTCGGGACGCAGGCCGGGGTGCGCACCGTCATCGCGCACGTGCACCCCGACCACACCGCGTCCGCCGCCGTCGCCACGCGGGTCGGACTCGCCGCCACGGACCGGGTCGAGGACGGCGAGATCCGCTGGGAGGGGCCCGCCTGA
- a CDS encoding C1 family peptidase, translated as MPEQSEGRVQTAGELRALLAACGARWSVSEHLADGDRVPRPALGLGASTAAAAELTPAGAAPPVDLRSLVGRASGNPHLTRRRAAHGLLPDTDTGTGTGTGAPARPSAVDWRSRWGWPWLTKVQDQGPCSASWAFGAAGLVESMARIEHHVWAERSEGDVHDGMKAPCGQTGSPEAALDWIRTNGGLADPGCWPYSPPPPGTPVDRREAWRAEYTPSWDRSGRTVRITGGHVLLGDVEQQKVWLDTVGPLTACFDVYEDFFGLGSGVYHRTSDRLAGGHCVLITGYDDAAGCWLFKNSWGTGYHVGGHGRIAYGEARIDDWAKCGLQDTNIDPWSKRRLHTGNVYESGNGRAHRNFEMASLSGVGGGSLTHWWREGDAPFAWNRAQSFASDASGQPAFTGTTYNRNMESLHVTTGGRLRHWYYEHFAGAWRDGGAFGPGDAAVGSTPAFIQSDYGAPGNFEVVVRTADGRLGHWWRINGAPWTWNDGGRFASGIAHFGPALVQTRSRHLDLVATRTDGRMQLWWRDDPNGFVWRPGEVFGSGITSAPCLIEAQYGAADEDTAGNYELCVTGAGGRVEHWWRGNAGGAAWQRSTVFGHDVLAVTGMLQGSFGFNLEVIVLRTDRLLQHYRRDGAGWHEGAVIGPA; from the coding sequence ATGCCGGAGCAGTCGGAGGGGCGTGTCCAGACGGCGGGGGAGCTGCGGGCCCTGCTCGCGGCGTGCGGGGCGCGGTGGTCCGTGAGCGAGCACCTCGCCGACGGGGATCGCGTACCGAGGCCCGCGCTGGGCCTGGGCGCGAGCACGGCGGCGGCAGCGGAGCTGACGCCCGCCGGGGCCGCGCCGCCGGTGGACCTGCGGAGCCTCGTGGGCCGGGCCAGCGGCAATCCGCACCTCACCCGGCGCAGGGCGGCGCACGGGCTGCTCCCCGACACCGACACCGGCACGGGCACCGGCACCGGGGCCCCCGCCCGCCCCTCCGCCGTGGACTGGCGGAGCCGGTGGGGGTGGCCCTGGCTCACCAAGGTGCAGGACCAGGGCCCGTGCAGCGCCTCATGGGCGTTCGGGGCGGCCGGCCTGGTGGAGTCGATGGCCCGCATCGAGCACCACGTGTGGGCCGAGCGGTCCGAGGGGGACGTGCACGACGGGATGAAGGCCCCCTGCGGGCAGACGGGCAGCCCCGAGGCCGCCCTCGACTGGATCCGGACCAACGGCGGACTCGCGGACCCGGGCTGCTGGCCGTACTCGCCGCCGCCGCCCGGTACCCCGGTCGACCGCCGGGAGGCCTGGCGGGCCGAGTACACCCCGAGCTGGGACCGCTCGGGCCGGACCGTCCGCATCACCGGGGGACACGTCCTGCTCGGCGACGTGGAGCAGCAGAAGGTCTGGCTGGACACGGTGGGCCCGCTGACCGCCTGCTTCGACGTCTACGAGGACTTCTTCGGCCTCGGCTCCGGCGTCTATCACCGCACCAGTGACCGCCTGGCGGGCGGCCACTGCGTCCTGATCACCGGCTACGACGACGCGGCGGGCTGCTGGCTGTTCAAGAACTCCTGGGGGACCGGCTACCACGTGGGCGGCCACGGCCGGATCGCGTACGGCGAGGCGCGGATCGACGACTGGGCGAAGTGCGGGCTGCAGGACACCAACATCGACCCGTGGAGCAAGCGCCGCCTGCACACCGGCAACGTCTACGAGAGCGGCAACGGCCGGGCCCACCGCAACTTCGAGATGGCGTCCCTCAGCGGAGTCGGCGGGGGCTCCCTGACCCACTGGTGGCGCGAGGGCGACGCCCCCTTCGCCTGGAACCGCGCCCAGAGCTTCGCCTCCGACGCCTCGGGCCAGCCCGCCTTCACGGGGACCACGTACAACCGGAACATGGAGTCCCTGCACGTCACCACGGGCGGCCGGCTCCGCCACTGGTACTACGAGCACTTCGCCGGCGCCTGGCGCGACGGCGGCGCCTTCGGCCCCGGCGACGCGGCGGTCGGCTCGACCCCGGCCTTCATCCAGAGCGACTACGGGGCTCCCGGCAACTTCGAGGTGGTCGTCCGCACCGCCGACGGCCGCCTGGGCCACTGGTGGCGGATCAACGGCGCTCCCTGGACCTGGAACGACGGCGGCCGCTTCGCCTCCGGCATCGCGCACTTCGGCCCGGCCCTGGTCCAGACCCGCTCCCGCCACCTCGACCTGGTGGCCACCCGCACCGACGGCCGGATGCAGCTGTGGTGGCGCGACGACCCGAACGGGTTCGTCTGGCGCCCCGGCGAGGTCTTCGGCTCCGGGATCACCTCCGCGCCCTGCCTGATCGAGGCGCAGTACGGGGCGGCCGACGAGGACACCGCCGGGAACTACGAGCTGTGCGTGACGGGCGCGGGCGGCCGCGTCGAGCACTGGTGGCGCGGCAACGCGGGCGGCGCGGCCTGGCAGCGCTCCACCGTCTTCGGCCACGACGTGCTGGCGGTCACCGGGATGCTCCAGGGCAGCTTCGGGTTCAACCTGGAGGTGATCGTCCTGCGCACGGACCGCCTGCTCCAGCACTACCGGCGCGACGGCGCGGGCTGGCACGAGGGGGCGGTGATCGGCCCGGCATAG
- a CDS encoding protease inhibitor I42 family protein produces MEVREVALAPGEPYELRLTGRGARGYVWTWRVTGDADAVSVAEGPSGPPDPAAGPPLPGATVERLYLVRGLVAGRARIRFAQVRPPYPDEAAYDEFVLDVTVR; encoded by the coding sequence GTGGAGGTGCGCGAGGTGGCGCTCGCGCCCGGTGAGCCGTACGAGCTGCGGCTCACCGGGCGCGGTGCGCGCGGCTACGTCTGGACCTGGCGGGTGACGGGGGACGCGGACGCGGTCTCGGTGGCGGAGGGGCCGTCGGGGCCGCCGGACCCTGCCGCGGGGCCGCCGCTGCCCGGGGCGACGGTGGAGCGGCTGTACCTCGTACGGGGGCTGGTGGCGGGCCGGGCCAGGATCCGCTTCGCGCAGGTGCGTCCGCCGTATCCGGACGAGGCCGCGTACGACGAGTTCGTGCTGGACGTCACGGTGCGGTGA
- a CDS encoding GntR family transcriptional regulator codes for MPPARTAGTTVTAAERVYQHVKQAVLDRRYEGGVLLTEGELADAVGVSRTPVREALLRLETEGLLKLYPKKGALVLAVSAQEIADVIETRLLVEEFTVRRAVPAPAGLLERLAELVEEQRRLGDAGELGAMMAADRAFHAEIVRSAGNQILCRLYDQLRDRQLRMGVALLHAHPERVERTLAEHREILDALRAGDADTAAAAVRAHVSRVGELVRGSAR; via the coding sequence ATGCCACCCGCCCGAACCGCCGGTACCACCGTGACCGCTGCCGAACGCGTCTACCAACACGTCAAGCAGGCCGTGCTCGACCGCCGCTACGAAGGCGGGGTGCTGTTGACCGAGGGCGAGCTGGCGGACGCCGTCGGGGTCTCGCGCACACCGGTCCGCGAGGCGCTGCTGCGGCTGGAGACCGAGGGACTGCTGAAGCTGTACCCGAAGAAGGGCGCGCTCGTCCTCGCGGTCTCCGCCCAAGAGATCGCCGACGTCATCGAAACCCGGCTGCTGGTCGAGGAGTTCACCGTCCGCCGGGCGGTACCCGCCCCGGCCGGGCTGCTGGAACGGCTCGCGGAACTGGTCGAGGAGCAGCGCCGGCTCGGCGACGCGGGCGAGCTCGGGGCGATGATGGCCGCCGACCGGGCCTTCCACGCGGAGATCGTGCGCAGCGCCGGCAACCAGATCCTCTGCCGCCTCTACGACCAACTGCGCGACCGCCAGCTCCGCATGGGCGTGGCCCTGCTGCACGCGCACCCCGAGCGGGTGGAGCGGACGCTGGCCGAGCACCGGGAGATCCTCGACGCCCTGCGCGCGGGAGACGCCGACACGGCCGCCGCGGCGGTACGGGCCCACGTGAGCCGGGTCGGGGAACTGGTGCGGGGGTCCGCCCGATGA
- a CDS encoding MFS transporter: MSSASAASPAVFKDPPGGRKAVLVWSIGVAVYFVAVIFRTSLGVAGLEAADRFHVNASALSTFSLLQLLVYAGMQIPVGLMVDRLGTKKVLTLGAVLFTAGQIGFALSPSYGMALAARALLGCGDAMTFISVLRLGTRWFPARRGPLMAQLAGLVGMAGNLISTLVLAPVLHGVGWVPAFAGSAVAGLVVLVPLVLFLRDHPEGHEPAPQAGSGARGFVRRQIADSWREPGTKLGLWVHFTTQFPAMVFLLLWGMPFLVEAQSLSRTTAGGLLTLVVASNMALGLVYGQIIGRRQSSRIPLALGTVALTALLWGSVLAYPGDHAPMWLLIALCLVLGTCGPASMIGFDFARPANPAERQGTASGITNMGGFIASMTTLLVVGLLLDATGDDYRIAFSSVFVLELLGIAQILRLRGRALARERERMGAGVLPGFLPGVGPATAPAGGPAVPPAPVPAATAVAAAGAGAPVGTPADPRPSG, from the coding sequence ATGAGCTCCGCGTCCGCCGCCTCCCCTGCTGTCTTCAAGGACCCGCCGGGTGGCCGCAAGGCGGTGCTCGTCTGGTCGATCGGCGTCGCCGTCTACTTCGTGGCGGTCATCTTCCGCACCAGCCTCGGCGTCGCCGGGCTGGAGGCCGCCGACCGCTTCCACGTGAACGCCTCGGCGCTGTCCACCTTCTCCCTGCTCCAACTCCTGGTCTACGCGGGCATGCAGATACCCGTCGGCCTGATGGTGGACCGGCTCGGCACCAAGAAGGTGCTCACCCTCGGCGCCGTGCTCTTCACCGCCGGCCAGATCGGCTTCGCGCTCTCCCCCTCCTACGGGATGGCCCTGGCGGCCCGCGCCCTGCTGGGCTGCGGAGACGCCATGACCTTCATCTCCGTACTGCGGCTCGGCACCCGCTGGTTCCCGGCCCGCCGGGGCCCGCTGATGGCGCAGTTGGCCGGCCTGGTCGGGATGGCGGGCAACCTGATCTCCACGCTGGTGCTGGCCCCCGTGCTGCACGGGGTCGGCTGGGTGCCCGCGTTCGCGGGCAGCGCGGTGGCGGGGCTGGTCGTGCTGGTCCCGCTCGTGCTGTTCCTGCGCGACCACCCCGAGGGCCACGAGCCCGCACCGCAGGCGGGCTCCGGCGCGCGGGGATTCGTACGGCGCCAGATCGCCGACTCCTGGCGGGAGCCGGGCACCAAGCTCGGCCTGTGGGTGCACTTCACGACGCAGTTCCCGGCGATGGTGTTCCTGCTGCTGTGGGGGATGCCCTTCCTCGTCGAGGCCCAGAGCCTGTCCCGGACCACCGCGGGCGGGCTGCTGACCCTGGTGGTCGCCTCGAACATGGCGCTCGGCCTGGTCTACGGCCAGATCATCGGCCGCAGGCAGTCCTCCCGGATCCCGCTCGCCCTGGGCACGGTCGCCCTGACCGCCCTCCTGTGGGGCTCGGTCCTGGCCTATCCGGGGGACCACGCGCCGATGTGGCTGCTGATCGCGCTCTGCCTGGTGCTGGGCACGTGCGGGCCGGCATCGATGATCGGCTTCGACTTCGCCCGGCCCGCCAACCCGGCGGAACGTCAGGGCACCGCCTCCGGAATCACCAACATGGGCGGTTTCATCGCCTCGATGACGACCCTGCTGGTGGTGGGCCTGCTGCTCGACGCCACCGGGGACGACTACCGCATCGCGTTCTCTTCGGTCTTCGTCCTGGAACTCCTGGGCATCGCCCAGATCCTGCGCCTGCGCGGCCGCGCCCTGGCCCGCGAACGCGAACGGATGGGAGCGGGCGTCCTCCCCGGCTTCCTCCCCGGCGTCGGCCCTGCCACCGCCCCCGCCGGCGGCCCCGCCGTCCCGCCGGCCCCGGTTCCGGCCGCCACCGCCGTGGCCGCCGCCGGGGCCGGCGCCCCCGTCGGCACCCCTGCCGACCCACGACCGTCCGGGTGA
- a CDS encoding helix-turn-helix domain-containing protein, with translation MMSSAAVPAADRFDWFADVVAQELVSTSIKSEHALDFRAEAAVLDLGSVQVKQLGYAPLHSRRTAAHVRSSDPEQYQLGLVTSGTTWVAQNRHDSGPFSGDLVLWDTSRPFESGVLGTQPLHVVLLSLPRTALPLRSDRVERLLAERIPADRGMGAILAQYMRSLAAHGEECGPGELEQLGSVALDLAGACLAGRIGAEDELSEESRTRALLARIDAFIGHNLGDPELSPSVVAARHSLSLRRLQLLFRERGESVAATIRRRRLERCHADLADCAQLAVPVHTVALRWGFTNASVFSRLFRDTYGLSPSGFRRAAPRQAAAAAEGPAREE, from the coding sequence ATGATGTCGTCCGCTGCCGTGCCGGCGGCGGACCGGTTCGATTGGTTCGCCGACGTGGTGGCGCAGGAGTTGGTGTCCACGTCGATCAAGAGTGAGCACGCCCTGGACTTCCGGGCGGAGGCTGCCGTGCTGGACCTGGGCTCCGTCCAGGTGAAGCAGCTCGGCTACGCCCCGCTGCACTCCCGGCGCACGGCGGCGCACGTGCGCAGCAGCGATCCCGAGCAGTACCAGCTGGGGCTGGTGACCAGTGGGACCACGTGGGTCGCGCAGAACCGGCACGACTCGGGGCCCTTCTCGGGGGACCTGGTGCTGTGGGACACCTCCCGCCCCTTCGAGTCGGGCGTCCTCGGCACCCAGCCGCTCCACGTCGTGCTCCTCTCGCTGCCCCGCACGGCGCTCCCCCTTCGGTCGGACCGGGTGGAGCGGCTGCTCGCCGAGCGGATCCCCGCCGACCGGGGGATGGGGGCGATCCTCGCGCAGTACATGCGCTCCCTGGCCGCGCACGGGGAGGAGTGCGGGCCCGGCGAGCTGGAGCAGCTCGGGTCCGTCGCCCTCGACCTGGCCGGGGCCTGCCTCGCCGGGCGGATCGGAGCCGAGGACGAACTGTCCGAGGAGAGCCGGACCCGGGCCCTGCTGGCGCGGATCGACGCCTTCATCGGGCACAACCTCGGCGATCCGGAGCTGAGCCCGTCCGTGGTCGCCGCCCGGCACAGCCTCTCGCTGCGCCGGCTCCAGCTCCTCTTCCGGGAGCGCGGGGAGAGCGTCGCGGCCACGATCCGCCGGCGCCGGCTGGAGCGGTGCCACGCCGACCTCGCCGATTGCGCACAGCTCGCCGTCCCCGTCCACACCGTGGCCCTGCGCTGGGGGTTCACCAACGCCTCCGTGTTCAGCCGACTGTTCCGCGACACGTACGGGCTCAGCCCCAGCGGGTTCCGCCGCGCGGCGCCGCGGCAGGCCGCGGCGGCCGCGGAGGGTCCGGCGCGCGAGGAGTAG